From the genome of Spirosomataceae bacterium TFI 002, one region includes:
- a CDS encoding Sterol desaturase/sphingolipid hydroxylase, fatty acid hydroxylase superfamily: MESIANYFETIPTAHRTALLVGGIAFFWIIESIAPLFSFKYKKVKHAGINIFFTITTILVNFPLAFILVKSSDWAIANNFGIINWLPAMPLWAYTILGLMVLDLIGAYFVHWVEHKVKWMWMFHLIHHSDTTIDTTSANRHHPGESVFRLIFTTLAVVITGAPMWMVFMYQSISVVLSQFNHANIGLPKWLDNVVSYAIVTPDMHHIHHHYTQPYTDSNYGNIFSIWDRVFGTYMTLERSKIKYGIDTYMDPSENEHIGPLLKIPFGEYREPQESKFS; encoded by the coding sequence ATGGAGTCAATAGCAAACTATTTTGAGACAATACCCACCGCACATCGCACCGCATTGTTGGTTGGAGGAATTGCTTTTTTCTGGATTATAGAATCCATTGCCCCCCTTTTTAGCTTTAAGTATAAGAAAGTAAAGCATGCTGGAATAAATATATTCTTCACGATTACTACTATTCTAGTCAACTTCCCATTGGCCTTTATTTTGGTAAAATCTTCTGATTGGGCAATTGCCAATAATTTTGGAATCATCAATTGGTTACCTGCCATGCCACTATGGGCTTACACCATACTGGGACTTATGGTTTTGGATTTAATAGGAGCCTATTTTGTTCATTGGGTGGAGCACAAAGTAAAATGGATGTGGATGTTTCATTTGATTCACCATTCCGACACTACCATTGATACCACATCCGCCAATAGGCATCATCCTGGCGAAAGCGTTTTCCGATTGATATTTACAACCTTGGCAGTGGTAATTACAGGTGCACCCATGTGGATGGTATTTATGTATCAGTCAATATCTGTGGTACTTTCACAGTTTAATCACGCCAACATTGGCCTACCCAAATGGCTTGATAATGTAGTGAGCTACGCCATTGTAACACCAGACATGCACCATATTCATCACCATTATACACAACCATATACTGACTCCAATTATGGTAACATCTTCTCTATTTGGGACAGAGTTTTTGGTACATACATGACTTTGGAAAGAAGTAAAATCAAATACGGTATTGACACTTACATGGACCCTAGTGAAAATGAACACATAGGACCTTTGCTGAAAATACCTTTTGGAGAATATAGAGAACCACAGGAATCAAAATTTAGCTAA
- a CDS encoding choline dehydrogenase encodes MYDYIIIGAGSAGCVLANRLTADPSNSVLLIEAGGSDSKMEIHIPAGYAKLHKTEVDYGFWTEPQKHVLNRKIYLPRGKVLGGCSSTNAMAYVRGNHADYDDWAAMGNKGWSAKEVLPFFKKSERNEDITNEYHSQDGELNVTFNKKFITPFSEAFIEGCVEAGFNRNEDYNGETQEGVGPFQFSIKNVKRHSAVDAFLKPIMNRPNLTIMTKTITQKVIIENDRAVGVEVLRGKNRTQEIFATKEVILSAGSFASPQLLMLSGVGAIEELKAHGIECKKELNGVGKNLQDHLFYAVSALAKTQEGQNHHIKPLNQLSDLIKYFFTKSGAMTIGPLESGAFGSTPASPGRVDFQLHFAALNIGEDYSADMYDIKTFPLEDGYTILPTLLKPKSRGFVKLASTNPSDQPIIQPNFLEAEEDRMVLLNAGKKALEVMHSKAFSKHMDRLVMPPDTSSDDTIMQHILKQVETVYHPVGTCKMGNDDMAVVDDKLCVYGIENLRVIDASIMPTIISGNTNAAVYMIAEKGADMILNH; translated from the coding sequence ATGTACGATTACATTATCATTGGAGCTGGCAGTGCTGGCTGCGTGCTTGCTAATAGACTTACTGCCGACCCTTCCAATTCTGTCTTGCTTATTGAAGCAGGCGGCTCAGATAGTAAAATGGAAATTCATATTCCTGCTGGTTATGCCAAACTACACAAAACAGAGGTTGATTATGGATTTTGGACCGAGCCACAAAAGCATGTTTTGAATCGCAAAATATACCTTCCTCGTGGTAAGGTTTTAGGTGGTTGTAGCTCTACAAATGCTATGGCCTACGTAAGAGGAAACCATGCTGACTACGACGATTGGGCTGCAATGGGAAACAAAGGTTGGTCGGCAAAAGAGGTACTACCTTTCTTTAAGAAATCTGAAAGAAACGAAGACATAACAAACGAGTACCACAGTCAAGATGGTGAGTTGAATGTAACTTTTAACAAGAAATTCATTACGCCTTTTTCTGAAGCATTTATTGAAGGATGTGTGGAAGCTGGCTTTAACAGAAATGAGGACTACAATGGTGAAACTCAGGAAGGAGTAGGTCCATTTCAATTCAGCATCAAAAATGTAAAAAGACACAGTGCGGTAGATGCTTTTCTAAAGCCTATCATGAACAGGCCAAACCTCACTATTATGACCAAAACCATCACTCAAAAAGTCATTATAGAAAATGATAGAGCAGTGGGTGTGGAAGTGCTACGCGGGAAAAATCGCACACAGGAGATCTTTGCCACTAAAGAAGTGATCTTATCGGCTGGAAGCTTTGCTTCGCCGCAGTTATTGATGCTATCAGGTGTTGGAGCAATAGAAGAATTAAAAGCTCATGGTATTGAGTGTAAAAAAGAGTTGAATGGCGTAGGAAAGAACTTACAAGACCACTTATTCTATGCGGTAAGTGCCCTAGCAAAGACGCAAGAAGGTCAAAACCACCATATCAAGCCATTGAATCAGTTGAGTGATTTGATCAAATACTTTTTCACCAAAAGCGGAGCAATGACCATAGGACCACTAGAGTCAGGAGCATTCGGTAGTACACCCGCTAGTCCTGGCAGGGTAGATTTCCAATTGCACTTTGCGGCATTGAATATAGGAGAAGACTACAGTGCGGATATGTACGATATCAAAACTTTTCCACTAGAAGACGGTTATACTATTTTACCTACACTATTAAAACCCAAGAGCAGAGGATTTGTAAAGCTTGCGAGTACAAACCCGAGCGACCAACCCATAATTCAGCCCAATTTCTTGGAAGCTGAAGAAGATAGAATGGTTTTGCTTAATGCAGGTAAGAAAGCACTTGAAGTAATGCACAGCAAGGCATTCTCCAAGCACATGGATCGCTTGGTTATGCCACCAGATACCAGTTCGGATGATACCATTATGCAACACATACTTAAGCAAGTAGAAACAGTTTATCACCCAGTAGGAACTTGTAAGATGGGCAATGATGATATGGCGGTTGTAGATGATAAGTTATGTGTATACGGAATAGAAAACCTTCGCGTAATTGATGCCTCTATTATGCCAACTATCATATCTGGCAATACCAATGCGGCGGTCTACATGATAGCGGAAAAAGGTGCTGATATGATATTGAATCACTAA
- a CDS encoding Nucleotidyl transferase AbiEii toxin, Type IV TA system — protein sequence MKLELQKQTVNETLWNCLETIMSLRSFDNFRLVGGTSLSLVLGHRKSIDIDLFSDSNYGSIDFIKLLSILKSEFKYVDHFEWSNQTPGNSCFVGNNENECVKLDLYYTDTFVYPIQLIDQIRLSSLEEIVAMNVDVIGRGGRKKDFWDIHELFDHFDLESMLTIYTKRYQYNFSKQELLNSLVNFEYAEHDPEPICLKGKYWELIKLDFEERIEDFL from the coding sequence GTGAAACTAGAGCTGCAAAAACAAACAGTAAATGAAACATTATGGAATTGCTTAGAGACAATTATGAGTCTGAGGTCTTTCGATAATTTTAGACTAGTTGGAGGCACTTCTTTAAGTTTAGTTTTGGGCCATCGAAAATCTATCGATATAGACCTCTTCAGCGACAGTAATTATGGATCAATAGATTTTATCAAACTCTTAAGTATTCTCAAGTCTGAATTTAAATATGTTGATCATTTTGAATGGTCGAATCAGACACCGGGAAATTCATGTTTTGTTGGCAACAATGAAAACGAATGTGTTAAGCTAGATTTGTACTATACCGACACTTTTGTTTACCCAATACAATTAATTGATCAAATTCGACTTTCTAGCCTTGAAGAAATTGTCGCAATGAATGTAGATGTAATAGGAAGAGGAGGCAGAAAGAAGGATTTTTGGGACATCCATGAGTTGTTTGATCATTTCGATTTAGAAAGTATGTTGACAATCTACACAAAGCGGTATCAATACAATTTTTCAAAACAAGAATTACTGAACAGTCTGGTAAACTTCGAATATGCTGAACACGACCCCGAGCCTATCTGTTTAAAAGGAAAATATTGGGAATTAATCAAATTGGATTTTGAAGAAAGAATTGAAGATTTTCTGTAA
- a CDS encoding Plasmid maintenance system antidote protein VapI, contains XRE-type HTH domain, whose amino-acid sequence MLPQLNSVKGIHPGAILKRELKKRNLKAIDLANSIKEYPQTINAITKEKRGINPKLSIKLGDYFEIEREYFMLLQASFEVKSSINEIIKNPFEGKVRPSLFWDTDFNKLDFIGNKRSIIQRILERGNEVEIELLINIYGLSVIREEVSQKLNSVHPNFSKNLKKYILSD is encoded by the coding sequence ATGTTACCACAACTAAACAGCGTTAAAGGCATTCACCCAGGTGCAATTCTGAAGAGAGAGCTTAAAAAGCGAAATCTCAAAGCTATTGATTTGGCGAATTCGATTAAAGAATACCCTCAAACAATAAACGCTATCACAAAAGAAAAAAGAGGTATCAATCCTAAGTTATCAATTAAACTTGGAGATTATTTTGAGATCGAAAGAGAGTATTTTATGCTCTTACAAGCCTCATTTGAAGTCAAAAGTAGTATTAATGAAATAATAAAGAACCCATTTGAAGGCAAGGTAAGACCTTCACTTTTTTGGGATACGGATTTTAATAAATTGGATTTTATAGGCAATAAACGATCAATCATTCAACGAATTCTGGAAAGAGGAAACGAAGTTGAAATTGAGTTATTGATAAATATTTATGGCCTTTCTGTAATTAGAGAAGAAGTATCACAAAAGCTTAACTCTGTCCATCCAAACTTCAGCAAAAATCTTAAAAAGTATATTCTAAGCGATTAA
- a CDS encoding catalase-peroxidase, with amino-acid sequence MSTDHTSFDINDSSKCPFMGGSLNSTAGGGTSNQDWWPNQLKLNILRQQGQESNPMGDDFDYAEAFKSLDLKAVKADLTHLMTDSQDWWPADYGHYGPFMIRMAWHSAGTYRIADGRGGAGAGQQRFAPLNSWPDNGNLDKARLLLWPVKQKYGRKLSWADLMVLAGNVALESMGFETYGFAGGRADVWEPEQDVYWGSESEWMGNDARFAEGQDILEGTLGASHMGLIYVNPEGPNGVSNPMRTAGLIRETFGRMAMNDEETVALTVGGHTFGKAHGAADPGEFVGAEPAGAAIEEQSMGWKNSFGTGVLDDTITSGIEGAWTPNPTQWDHDYLKVLLDYEWELTKSPAGASQWRPTAESKAAMAPAAGDATKTQSLMMTDADMAMKVDPEYRKIAERFRENPEQLEDAFAKAWFKLTHRDMGPKALYLGPEVPAEDLIWQDPIPAADYDMIDDADVAALKASILATGLSIAELVNTAWSSASTFRGSDKRGGANGGRIRLAPQKDWQVNNPAQLSKVLTALEGVQSEFNEAQSSKKVSMADLIVLGGCAAIEKASAAAGHEITVPFLAGRTDASQEQTDVQSFAALEPIADGFRNYQKKKVAPYAEELLVDKAQLLTLTAPEMTVLVGGMRVLDANFEGSQHGVFTTTPGKLTNDYFVNLLDLSTTWKATSESEEVFAGRNRASGELKWTGTRVDLIFGSNSELRALAEVYGSNDSQEKFVKDFVAAWDKVMNLDRFDVA; translated from the coding sequence ATGAGTACAGATCATACAAGTTTTGATATTAACGATTCAAGCAAGTGTCCATTTATGGGAGGCTCGCTAAATTCAACAGCAGGTGGAGGAACTTCCAATCAAGACTGGTGGCCTAATCAATTAAAATTAAATATCCTTCGTCAACAGGGCCAAGAAAGCAACCCAATGGGTGATGATTTTGACTACGCAGAAGCGTTCAAATCATTAGACCTAAAGGCAGTAAAAGCTGACTTGACACACCTCATGACCGACTCCCAAGATTGGTGGCCAGCAGATTATGGACATTATGGACCATTCATGATTAGAATGGCTTGGCACAGTGCGGGAACATACCGTATTGCTGATGGTAGAGGTGGTGCAGGTGCAGGACAGCAGCGTTTTGCTCCATTAAATAGCTGGCCAGATAACGGAAACCTTGACAAAGCTAGATTGCTACTTTGGCCTGTAAAGCAAAAATATGGCAGAAAGCTTTCTTGGGCAGACTTAATGGTACTTGCAGGAAACGTAGCTTTGGAGTCTATGGGCTTTGAAACTTACGGTTTTGCTGGCGGTAGAGCAGATGTATGGGAGCCAGAGCAGGATGTATACTGGGGATCAGAAAGTGAGTGGATGGGTAATGATGCCAGATTCGCAGAAGGACAAGATATATTAGAAGGAACACTTGGTGCTTCTCACATGGGATTGATTTATGTAAATCCAGAAGGCCCTAATGGCGTTTCAAATCCAATGAGAACAGCAGGTTTGATCAGAGAAACATTCGGTCGTATGGCAATGAATGATGAAGAAACTGTTGCTCTTACAGTAGGTGGTCACACTTTCGGCAAGGCTCACGGTGCTGCTGATCCAGGAGAATTTGTTGGTGCTGAACCTGCAGGTGCTGCTATAGAAGAGCAAAGCATGGGATGGAAAAACTCATTCGGCACTGGTGTTTTGGATGACACTATCACAAGTGGTATAGAGGGTGCATGGACACCAAATCCTACGCAGTGGGACCACGACTACCTAAAAGTGCTATTGGACTACGAGTGGGAGCTTACAAAAAGCCCAGCAGGTGCAAGTCAGTGGAGACCTACAGCGGAATCAAAAGCTGCAATGGCTCCAGCAGCAGGTGATGCTACAAAAACGCAATCACTGATGATGACAGATGCCGATATGGCAATGAAGGTAGATCCTGAATACAGAAAGATAGCTGAGCGTTTCCGTGAAAATCCTGAGCAACTAGAAGATGCTTTTGCAAAAGCTTGGTTCAAATTGACACATAGAGATATGGGGCCAAAAGCTCTTTACCTAGGACCAGAAGTACCAGCAGAAGATTTAATATGGCAAGATCCTATTCCTGCTGCTGATTATGATATGATTGATGATGCAGATGTTGCAGCATTGAAAGCAAGTATTTTGGCAACTGGTCTATCTATTGCAGAATTGGTAAACACAGCTTGGTCTAGTGCTTCTACTTTCAGAGGTTCGGACAAGAGAGGTGGAGCCAATGGCGGTAGAATTAGATTGGCACCACAAAAAGACTGGCAAGTAAATAACCCTGCACAACTTTCAAAAGTGCTAACTGCATTAGAAGGTGTGCAAAGTGAGTTCAATGAAGCCCAGTCTAGCAAGAAAGTCTCTATGGCAGACTTAATCGTATTGGGTGGTTGTGCAGCTATTGAAAAAGCAAGTGCAGCAGCTGGTCACGAAATTACAGTTCCTTTCTTAGCGGGAAGAACAGATGCAAGCCAAGAGCAAACAGACGTACAATCATTTGCTGCACTTGAGCCAATCGCTGATGGTTTTAGAAACTACCAGAAGAAGAAAGTAGCTCCTTATGCTGAAGAATTATTAGTAGACAAGGCTCAGTTATTGACTTTGACAGCACCCGAAATGACAGTGCTTGTAGGAGGAATGAGAGTATTGGATGCGAACTTCGAAGGTTCTCAACATGGTGTGTTTACAACAACACCGGGCAAGTTGACCAACGATTACTTCGTAAACTTACTTGACTTGAGCACTACTTGGAAGGCAACTTCTGAATCAGAAGAAGTATTTGCAGGTCGCAATCGTGCAAGTGGAGAGTTAAAGTGGACAGGTACAAGAGTTGATTTGATTTTTGGATCAAACTCAGAGCTAAGAGCTTTGGCTGAAGTTTACGGTTCTAACGATTCTCAAGAGAAGTTCGTAAAAGACTTTGTTGCGGCATGGGACAAAGTAATGAACCTCGATCGTTTCGACGTGGCATAA
- a CDS encoding PhnO protein produces the protein METAIRHAQLSDFERIYELINELEETVFDIEKQRAIFIENLTSKNNIYLVATEEDKVIAFLSCHVQLLLHHCGKVGEIVEMVVDSPFRKQGIGEQLISEIIKLAKEADIETLEVTSNNRREKAHRFYEKAGFSQTHQKFTLLLKS, from the coding sequence ATGGAGACGGCAATTCGACATGCACAGCTTAGCGATTTTGAAAGAATCTATGAACTCATCAATGAGTTGGAGGAAACGGTTTTTGATATAGAAAAACAAAGAGCCATTTTTATCGAAAACCTGACCTCCAAAAACAACATATACCTCGTTGCCACTGAGGAAGATAAAGTAATTGCATTTTTAAGCTGTCATGTGCAGCTCCTCCTCCACCACTGCGGCAAAGTAGGAGAAATAGTAGAAATGGTAGTAGATAGCCCCTTCCGTAAACAAGGAATAGGTGAGCAATTGATCTCCGAGATCATCAAACTCGCCAAAGAAGCGGACATAGAAACCTTAGAAGTAACTTCTAACAATCGCCGAGAGAAAGCTCATCGTTTTTATGAAAAAGCGGGTTTTTCACAAACTCACCAAAAGTTTACCCTACTGCTAAAAAGCTAA
- a CDS encoding Methyltransferase domain-containing protein, with translation MHTETIKTEEDFKKLVTADLQYLNAVHWTPIEVIDQILFWLKDYDALKILDIGSGVGKFCLIGGQKSHHHFTGIEKRTDFHDEGQKLLKALNLPNVSLLQADIVTFNLTAYDVIYLFNPFYEQVVNHGTRINDTAYQKENYLKYESYVLGHLINSVAGKMVISYEYNLMQKAKGFVLLHEAFDGALGLWRKR, from the coding sequence ATGCACACTGAGACAATCAAAACTGAGGAAGATTTTAAAAAACTGGTTACAGCTGACCTGCAATACTTGAATGCCGTCCATTGGACTCCCATAGAAGTTATCGATCAAATATTGTTTTGGCTCAAAGACTACGATGCACTCAAGATCCTAGACATTGGCTCGGGAGTAGGGAAGTTTTGTCTCATTGGTGGGCAAAAAAGCCATCACCATTTCACTGGGATAGAGAAGCGAACAGACTTTCATGATGAAGGGCAAAAGCTGCTCAAAGCCCTCAACCTACCCAATGTTAGTTTGCTACAGGCTGACATCGTAACATTTAATCTTACGGCCTATGATGTCATTTATCTTTTTAATCCTTTTTATGAGCAGGTGGTGAACCATGGCACACGTATAAACGATACTGCGTACCAAAAAGAAAACTACCTCAAATACGAATCCTATGTACTAGGGCATCTCATCAATAGCGTTGCAGGCAAAATGGTCATCTCCTACGAATACAATTTAATGCAAAAAGCCAAAGGATTTGTATTGCTACACGAAGCTTTTGATGGGGCATTGGGGCTTTGGAGGAAGAGGTAG
- a CDS encoding Por secretion system C-terminal sorting domain-containing protein, which yields MRKTLLIIFILVTKIATSQAQRSIPNPIILVHGWTGSGSTWTDFTNYLQNQANLTIERNSLRYNLNCDNSLYTSNKFNDVCDANYGTIGNKDVYVVDFHNGNQSNQAGIVKQGYALKFAIQKVLNASGATNVVLMGHSMGGLAIREYLQNSSNWQPDGQHHVAKLATIGTPHSGSNSSFVVLTALLGKDESSESVRDLKESYLYSGCTSGGRNIPCPGVYLWGGQETRTWMKTNIFGGSTFYNIDVNCNGSNGDNVTGLNQKSISTNLDFACIIGGPNNTDGIVSTYSQNLKNIYSGLTVETFSYDCNGDVQCHTNEPKRALLEMIRALDEPKTNLSRINFGTSNKGFFTLQANNNIIDTDEYSIFVSQKGLVSFSAVQVAGSNARLNLKRQNGEIIYSELLSSGLPKNVIVEPGNYIVSFSGSSLGSWATYNFSLGICYLPPNLAINTNQNTNFCSGDSILITSTTGYQNYEWNSNGLPIIENRNETYIIAKTSGNFSVRASSCGISFASNTISAIVKDKPKVPTLNLTTYPDSFLISSTSNNSHKWFVNGDQIENLNASTFTPLQLGSYFALVDSLGCSSSSDMLSVSIEKPEVKLDGSTSICNGESITLELPEGFGKYQLVSNKDSVIQSSNKFLISESGNYLAKTIRGGLSSIFSDTIKIEVKPNPEAPIITYENGFLLSSIAMNNQWYLEDKILKDSTNNRLKISGFGDYSVKVELNGCFAESIFYLVTATELRLENIAYKIYPNPNDGRFWLENLGQKNWLTIKVSDMTGKTIYNSDLPKGSKSTFIDLQINTGIYIIQVIDTMGTTTLKLVRQ from the coding sequence TTGAGAAAAACACTACTAATCATTTTTATTTTAGTTACTAAAATAGCAACAAGTCAAGCACAAAGATCAATTCCTAATCCAATTATTTTGGTTCATGGTTGGACAGGTAGTGGCTCAACTTGGACAGATTTTACAAACTATCTTCAAAACCAAGCAAATTTAACAATTGAGAGGAACTCATTGAGATACAACTTAAATTGTGATAATAGTTTATACACTTCAAATAAATTTAATGATGTTTGCGATGCTAACTATGGTACAATTGGAAATAAGGATGTTTACGTTGTAGACTTTCACAATGGCAATCAAAGCAATCAAGCAGGTATAGTCAAACAAGGATATGCACTTAAATTCGCTATTCAGAAAGTTTTGAATGCTAGTGGTGCAACCAATGTTGTTCTAATGGGTCATAGTATGGGAGGCTTGGCAATTAGAGAATATTTGCAAAATTCCTCAAATTGGCAACCCGACGGTCAACATCATGTTGCAAAATTGGCTACTATTGGGACTCCTCATTCGGGAAGCAATTCTTCGTTTGTTGTATTAACCGCTTTGTTGGGTAAAGATGAAAGTTCAGAATCTGTTCGGGATTTAAAAGAATCATATCTTTATTCTGGATGCACCAGCGGAGGACGAAATATACCATGTCCTGGTGTCTATCTCTGGGGTGGTCAGGAAACGCGTACTTGGATGAAAACGAATATTTTTGGAGGAAGTACTTTTTACAATATTGATGTAAATTGCAACGGAAGTAATGGTGATAATGTAACCGGTTTGAATCAAAAATCAATTAGTACAAACCTAGATTTCGCATGTATTATTGGTGGCCCAAATAATACAGATGGGATAGTGTCTACCTACAGCCAAAATTTAAAGAATATATACAGTGGGTTAACAGTTGAAACCTTCAGTTATGATTGTAATGGAGATGTTCAATGTCATACAAACGAACCTAAAAGAGCATTGTTAGAAATGATAAGGGCATTAGATGAACCGAAAACCAATCTTTCAAGAATAAATTTTGGAACTTCGAATAAGGGCTTTTTCACTCTTCAGGCAAATAACAATATAATTGATACAGATGAATATTCAATATTTGTTTCACAGAAGGGCTTAGTTTCTTTTTCCGCAGTTCAGGTGGCTGGTTCCAATGCAAGACTAAATTTAAAAAGACAGAATGGTGAAATTATTTATTCAGAACTTTTATCCTCAGGATTGCCCAAAAACGTAATAGTCGAACCAGGAAACTATATTGTTAGCTTTTCGGGTAGTTCACTAGGCTCTTGGGCTACTTATAATTTCTCCTTAGGAATTTGTTACTTGCCTCCAAACTTAGCAATAAACACAAACCAAAATACTAACTTTTGTTCGGGAGATTCTATTTTAATCACCTCTACAACAGGCTATCAAAATTATGAATGGAATAGTAATGGCTTACCTATAATCGAAAATAGAAATGAAACTTACATTATTGCTAAAACATCAGGGAATTTTTCTGTTAGGGCCAGTAGTTGCGGTATTTCATTTGCAAGTAATACTATTTCAGCTATTGTAAAGGATAAGCCTAAAGTTCCAACATTAAACCTAACGACTTACCCTGATAGTTTTTTGATATCTTCGACAAGTAATAATTCCCATAAATGGTTTGTTAATGGAGACCAAATTGAAAACTTAAACGCTTCAACTTTTACCCCTTTGCAACTAGGTAGCTATTTTGCTCTAGTAGATAGCTTAGGTTGTTCTAGTAGTTCGGATATGCTTTCTGTTTCAATTGAAAAACCTGAAGTCAAACTTGACGGGTCAACATCTATCTGTAATGGGGAATCGATTACACTAGAACTTCCTGAAGGATTTGGTAAATATCAGTTAGTCTCTAATAAGGACTCTGTTATTCAGTCTTCTAATAAGTTTCTAATTTCAGAAAGTGGTAATTATTTAGCCAAAACAATCAGAGGCGGACTTTCTAGTATTTTTTCAGATACAATAAAAATAGAAGTAAAGCCGAATCCAGAAGCCCCAATTATTACCTACGAAAACGGTTTTCTCCTATCATCTATAGCAATGAACAATCAATGGTATTTAGAAGATAAAATCCTAAAGGACTCAACTAATAATAGGCTCAAAATAAGTGGATTTGGTGATTATTCTGTTAAAGTTGAATTAAATGGTTGTTTTGCGGAGTCAATATTTTATTTGGTAACTGCAACTGAGTTAAGGTTAGAAAATATAGCTTATAAGATTTATCCTAATCCGAATGATGGAAGATTTTGGCTAGAAAATTTAGGTCAAAAGAATTGGCTAACTATTAAAGTTTCTGATATGACAGGAAAAACAATTTACAATTCAGATTTGCCAAAAGGTTCTAAAAGTACTTTTATTGATTTGCAAATAAATACAGGAATTTACATAATACAAGTGATAGACACTATGGGAACAACAACTCTAAAATTGGTACGACAATAA
- a CDS encoding methionine aminopeptidase, type I, which translates to MPITKEAELIGMKEISEVVGNTLKLMREYARVGMSTKELDEYGGDILKSYGAKSAPYETYGFPGYTCIGVNEVVAHGIPSAEIILKEGDLINIDVSAELNGFWSDNGGSFVLGKDIHNHQPLVDASKDILRKAISKIKHGVRISEIGHLIETEALKSGYKVIENLAGHGVGRSLHEKPENILNYRVSSNKERFKKNTTVAIETFISTNSNVAVELNDGWTLVGNNGGFVTQHEHTILITDDAPVILTAANEIWN; encoded by the coding sequence ATGCCAATTACAAAAGAAGCCGAGCTAATCGGAATGAAGGAAATATCGGAAGTTGTAGGGAATACACTTAAACTAATGCGGGAGTATGCAAGAGTAGGCATGTCCACCAAGGAGTTGGATGAATACGGTGGTGATATCTTGAAAAGTTATGGTGCTAAATCTGCCCCTTACGAAACTTATGGTTTTCCTGGTTACACTTGTATTGGTGTCAATGAAGTGGTTGCTCATGGCATACCTTCAGCGGAAATAATATTGAAAGAAGGAGATTTAATTAATATTGATGTTTCGGCAGAGCTAAACGGTTTTTGGTCGGACAATGGTGGTTCTTTTGTACTCGGTAAAGACATTCACAATCACCAACCACTTGTAGATGCTTCTAAAGACATTTTACGCAAAGCGATAAGCAAAATCAAACACGGCGTAAGGATTTCTGAAATAGGTCATCTCATAGAAACTGAAGCTCTAAAGTCTGGTTATAAAGTCATTGAAAACTTGGCTGGCCACGGCGTAGGCCGCAGTTTACACGAAAAACCCGAAAATATCTTGAACTACAGGGTGAGCAGTAACAAGGAACGATTCAAGAAAAACACCACTGTGGCCATAGAAACTTTCATCTCCACAAACTCCAATGTAGCCGTGGAGTTAAACGATGGCTGGACTTTGGTAGGTAACAATGGTGGATTTGTCACCCAACACGAACACACGATACTTATCACAGATGATGCTCCAGTGATTTTAACTGCTGCCAACGAGATCTGGAATTAA
- a CDS encoding Predicted kinase, translating into MIHLIVGNTGSGKTTYATELKAKTKGVIFSIDKWNKTLFLPDKQASDGLEWFLERIERAEAMIMDLVKQLEDSKTDAILDLGLSKYAHREKFRAFAAANGFDLKTHFLDISKDTRLARVMKRNNEKGATFEFEVTKENFDFMETWFEIPSESELVGGVVITE; encoded by the coding sequence ATGATACATTTAATAGTTGGTAATACGGGCTCAGGAAAAACAACCTATGCCACCGAACTGAAAGCCAAAACAAAGGGAGTTATCTTTTCAATTGATAAGTGGAATAAAACACTTTTTCTTCCCGACAAACAAGCAAGTGATGGCCTTGAGTGGTTTTTGGAGCGAATAGAAAGAGCCGAAGCAATGATCATGGATTTGGTGAAGCAGTTGGAAGATTCCAAAACCGATGCTATCCTAGACTTAGGATTGTCAAAGTACGCTCACCGAGAGAAATTCAGAGCATTCGCCGCAGCGAATGGTTTCGACCTGAAAACTCATTTTTTAGACATTTCAAAAGATACTCGACTGGCACGAGTTATGAAACGCAACAATGAAAAGGGGGCTACTTTTGAGTTTGAAGTAACAAAGGAGAATTTTGACTTTATGGAAACTTGGTTCGAGATTCCAAGCGAAAGTGAGCTGGTTGGCGGTGTGGTGATTACGGAATAG